The stretch of DNA GCTATACCTACGAATCGCAGCAGGATCTTGTCGCCTGGATTCGGGAGCAGATAGATTTATCGGAGTTTGATCTAATCTGTAAACGCCTGGATACCCGGTGAAGCCATGCGCAGACTGGGTTTTCGAAAGCACACAACTGGTCGGGGGGGCCTGTCAGGAAGGAAAGGTATGGGGCCTCCCAGAGGGTCCCTCCATACCTTTCCTTCCTGACACCCCACTCCGTACTAATTGACGGTGTGCTTCCGTGCCTCGTGGGCGCATGGCTTCACCGGGCTGGTTCGCAGAACCGGTGTGGCAGGGTGGGTAGATGGACCTGCTTAGCCTTGCCACTAAATTGCGCTTTTAGCTATGCGGTTCGCCAAACTACGTTTCTAACTAAACCCCAAGCGGCATACATCGTTATGCGAAATAGGCCCCCTATGGACCCCCTAAACGGCTCGGGAACGCACAACAGGATCCGTTATCGGGGGTGACAGTGGGGAAAATATCAGGGGGACCCTTTGGGGGTTCCTGATATTTTCTCCAGCTGGCAGGACCCCATACTTCGTTTCAGTGCGTTCCCGGTAACCTAATCGGGTCCATAGGGGGTCGGGCTATTGACATTTTTTTTGGCATTGTCTATATTACTAGTATTCTGATATGTTTTATATGATATATCGGCTAGGATATACAAGAAGGGTGGTATCAATTCTATGGCTTTTCGTAATATGGTTAGCTATTCCATATATTAAAGAGGAAAAGCTCATGATTACCGTTAAGGGAGTATCAAAACAATATGCCTCGGTGTCCGCCCTTCAAACTGTGGACCTTAGTATCCCCACAGGAGGTATTTACGGCATTATCGGGAGAAGCGGCGCCGGGAAATCGACCCTGCTGCGGATACTGAGCCTCCTGGAGGCCCCGGACAGCGGGGAAGTGTTTTACGGGGATGAACGGGTGGATAGTCTGAGGGGCAGGGAGCTTTTGTTAAGGCGGCGGCGGATGGGTATGATTTTTCAGAATTTTAACCTCCTGGGCTCCCGGAATGTGGCGGGGAATATCGCCTATCCCCTGGAAATTGCGGGACTTCATAAGAAGCAGATCCAGGAACGGGTGGATGAGCTGCTGGAATTAGTGGATATACGGGATAAACGAAAGGCCCGGCTCCGGGAACTTTCCGGCGGACAGAAGCAGCGGGTGGCCATAGCCCGGGCCCTGGCGGCAAAACCGGAGGTGCTTTTCTGCGATGAGGCGACCAGTTCCCTGGATCCCCAGACGACCCGGTCCATACTTTCCTTGATCCGGGATCTCCACGAGAAGCTGCATATTACGGTAGCCCTGGTTACCCACCAGATGGAGGTTATCCGGGCGGTGTGCCAGGAAGTGGCGGTGATGGAAGGGGGGCGCATTGTGGAAACCGGAAGCGTAGAGGCGGTATTCGAGGCGCCGAAGACTGGGGCCGCAAAGGAGTTGATCCATGGATAAGGAAAAACTGTTTGCCCTCCTGAGCCTCCTCCCCCAGGCCACGGCGGATACGGTCTACATGACCCTGGCCTCCGCGCTTTTTGCCTGCATCCTGGGCTTCCCCCTGGGGGCCTTTCTCTACT from Treponema primitia ZAS-1 encodes:
- a CDS encoding methionine ABC transporter ATP-binding protein translates to MITVKGVSKQYASVSALQTVDLSIPTGGIYGIIGRSGAGKSTLLRILSLLEAPDSGEVFYGDERVDSLRGRELLLRRRRMGMIFQNFNLLGSRNVAGNIAYPLEIAGLHKKQIQERVDELLELVDIRDKRKARLRELSGGQKQRVAIARALAAKPEVLFCDEATSSLDPQTTRSILSLIRDLHEKLHITVALVTHQMEVIRAVCQEVAVMEGGRIVETGSVEAVFEAPKTGAAKELIHG